ATGAAGTTTCATTATCCTCTGGTTCGGATACGCTTAAAGACCAGATTGGATTTAGAACGATAACGACCGAAGGGGCCAATATTTTACTGAATGGTAAATCCATTTTTTTAAGAGGTATTAGTCTTCATGAAGAAAATCCGATTAAAATAGGAAGGGCAAAATCTATGGAAGATGCCAAGATGCTTTTTGGATGGGCGAAGGAACTCAACTGTAATTTTGTACGTTTGGCACATTATCCACATAATGAAAATATGCCCAGATTGGCAGATAAGCTAGGTCTATTACTTTGGGAAGAAATCCCGGTGTATTGGGGAATTGACTACGAAAACCCTACGGCTTTTGCTCAAGCAAAATCACAATTGGAGACCTTGGTGCATCGTGATAAAAATAGAGCTAGTGTCATTGTTTGGTCCGTTGCCAATGAAACCCCTGATTTAGAATCAAGGCTCATTTTTCTTCGGAAATTGAAAGATATCGCCCTGGCAATCGATGATACCCGTTTTATTAGTGCCGCATTGGAACGCGATGAAAAAAGTACCGCAAATACTGTAAAAATTCCCGATCCATTTGCCGAAGATGTTGATATTCTTAGCTGTAACGAATACATTGGCTGGTATTCCGGTTTACCATCCCGTTGTGGTGAGGTTACATGGGACTTGCCCGAAAGCAAACCTTTTTTCGTAAGCGAATTTGGCGGTGGGGCCTTGTACAACCATCATGGTGACAAGTTGACCCGTTGGACGGAGGAATATCAGGAATACCTCTACGAAGAACAATTGAACATGCTACAAAAAATTTCAACGTTGCGTGGCATGACACCCTGGATTTTAGTGGATTTCCGTTCTCCCAGAAGAAACCTACCCTTGATACAGGACGGCTGGAATCGAAAAGGACTCATCTCGGAAAATGGGTTCAAGAAAAAGGCTTTTCATACATTGAAAGCTTTTTATGATGAAATGGAGAAAAAGTACGATTACAAAATCAACGACTAAAATGATTATCCCATACCTTGTACAATGGCATACTCCAAACCCCTAAGCTCAGCAAGCCCTTTTAGCCGTCCGATTGCCGTATAGCCAGGATTGGTTTTTTTATTAAGGTCGAGGTCATCCAACATCTGATGGCCATGATCAGGCCGCATGGGAAGAGAAGTATTTCGTTCTTGCTGTATTTCCAAAAGTGCTTTCATCACATCGTACATAGGCACATCGCCTTCCAAATGGTTTGCTTCGTAGAAGTTTCCTTCGGTATCGCGTTGCGTACTTCGCAAATGGACAAAATGGATATACGCACCAAAATCACGAATCATTTGAGGAAGGTTATTATCGCTACGGACACCAAAAGAGCCAGTACAAAAGGTAATGCCGTTAGATGAACTCGGTACTTCTGTCATCATTCGATTGATGTCAGACGCCGTACTGACCACTCGTGGCAATCCAAAAATAGGGAAAGGCGGATCATCTGGATGTATTGCCATTTTTACATGATGTGCTTCCGCAACAGGGATGATTTCCTTGAGAAAGAGCGTAAGATGTTCAGCCAATTTTTTGGCATCGATACCTTCATAGCTATCCAAAATAGTTTGAAATTGCTCTAAGGTATAGCCTTCCTCACTTCCTGGTAATCCTGCAATGATCGTTTTTATTAAAGTGTTCTTTGAAGCTTCGTTCAAACTTTCAAAATAGGCTTTTCCTTTTTCAAGCTCTGTTTCTGTATAGTCCGCTTTTGCATTTGGACGGTTCAGAATAAAACAATCAAAAGCTACCAAAGCCTGTTTTTCAAATCGGAGTGCTTTTGCACCATTGGGCAGTTCGTAAAACAGATTGGTACGTGTCCAATCCAACACGGGCATAAAATTGTAGCAAATGGTGCGTACACCTTCCAACGCTAAATTCTCAATGGAAGTTTTGTAATTTTCAACATACATTTGAAAATCTCCCTTTCGAGTTTTGATGTTTTCATGAATCGGGATACTTTCAACTACCGACCAAACCAGACCGGCCGCTTCAATTTCCAGTTTTCGCTTTTTTATTTCCGCCCTTGTCCATACTTCCCCATTGGGAATGTGGTGCAAAGCTGTAACCACACCTGTTGCACCTGCCTGCGCAATATCTTTTAGGCTGACCGAATCCTTGGGTCCGTACCAACGCATTGTTTGTTCCAATACTTTCATAATCTTATTTTAAACTCCCGAATATGTTCCAAATCCTCCATCAATCTTCAGTACCGTACCCGTAACAAATTTTGATGCATCGCTACATAAATAATGAACTGCTCCCAACAACTCGTTAGGGTCTCCAAAACGTCCCATAGGCGTATTTGAAATAATTTGATTTCCACGTGCAGTCAAGCTTCCATCAGTTTCGGTCAATAAAGTTTTGTTCTGTTTGGTCAAAAAGAAACCTGGCGCCAGGGCATTTACTCGCAGACCTTCTCCATGTTTTTGGGCAAATTCCACAGCCAACCATTGAGTTAGGTTATCAATTGCCGCCTTTGAGGACGAGTAGCCCATGACCCGTGTCAAAGGGCGCTCCGCTGACATACTAGAAATGTTTATGATACTTCCCTTTTTTTCCTCCAAAAACAAGGGTAAAAAGGTTTTGATGGGCAAATAAGTACCAATATAATTTAGCTCAATAATCTTTCGTAACGCCTCGACATCGCTGTCCAACAGTGTTTGGTCCGGGGTAATTGTAGCTCCTTGCATATTGCCACCTGCCGCATTGATAAGCACATCTATGGTGCCAAACGACTTTTTGAGCTCTTCGTATGCCTTCTCTAAATCCGATTCCTTGGTTACATCTGCTAGGATAATACTGGCCGCTCCACCTTTGGATTCAACCGCATCTTTGAGTTCATGGGCACCTTCGATTGCGTACGACATAATTACCACATGAGCTCCTTCATCTGCTAGGTATTTTGCCATCTCCGACCCTAATACACCTGTTCCTCCGGTAATTACAATAATCTTGTTCTTTACATTAAAAAGTTGGTTCATATTTTAGTTTAAAGTGATATTCCTCTTTTCCAAGGAATAAAATCATCTTGATTTAATACTTGTGCTTTTGTTTGGATTTTTCCACTGGCAACAGCAATGATAAATTCCATGAGTTCCTCACCCATTTCTTCGATTGTTTTATCTCCCGTGATAACTTCTCCTGCATCCACATCGATAATGTCGGGCATACGTTCGGCCAATCCACTGTTCGATGCTATCTTGATTACGGGCGCAATAGGGTTTCCCGTAGGTGTGCCCAATCCTGTCGTAAAGAGGATAAGGTTTGCTCCCGACCCTGCTAATGCGGTTGTGCTTTCCACATCGTTGCCAGGTGTACACAATAAATTTAGTCCAGGTTTGGTGGCATACTCTGCATAGTCCAGCACGTCTACGATAGGTGATGTACCACCTTTTTTTGCCGCTCCGGCACTCTTCATGGCGTCCGTTATAAGGCCGTCTTTAATGTTTCCTGGGCTTGGGTTCATATCGAACCCCGAACCTACCGCTTCGGCGGAAGCTGCATAGGTTTGCATTAAATGAATGAACTTGTCCGCGATAGCATCGTTGGTGCAACGGTTGATCAGTTGCTGCTCTACACCGCAGAGCTCTGGAAATTCGGCCAACATGGTTTTTCCACTCAAAGCGACTACAATATCAGAAGCATGCCCCACCGCTGGATTTGCCGAAATTCCTGAAAAACCATCGGAACCACCACATTCCAAACCCAAGGTCAACTTATCCAAAGAAGCTGGTTCCCGTTGTAATTTATTTGCTTCAACCAACCCCTCAAACGTTTTTTGTAGTGCCTTTTGCAAAAGATTCTCTTCCCTACCCTCTTGCTGTTGTTCCAAAATATACAATGGCTTATCAAAATCTGGATTCACAGCTTTCAATTTCTCCTGCAAAATGGAAATCTGTGCATTTTGGCAACCTAGACTCAAAATAGTGCCCCCAGCTACATTCGGATTATTAAGATACCCGGCAATCAAGGCGCATAACATCTCTGAATCTTGCCGAATACCTCCGCATCCGCCTTGATGTGTTAGAAACTTGATACCATCAACGTTTTTAAAAACGGCTGTTGATGTGGCAGTTTCTTCTTCCAAAACCATTCCGCTTCGTGGGGAGGCTCCTGATTTATATTGGTTCACCATCTGGCGGACATATTGTTTGTATTTATTGGGCCGCACAAAACCCAATTCTTCCAAAAAGGCATCCTTCATAACGGCCACATTTCTGTTTTCACAAAAAACCAAAGGGATAACCACCCAAAAGTTTGCCGTTCCTACCTGTCCATCGGAACGATGATAGCCATTGAACGTCTTATTCCTAAATTTTGAAATATCAGGTTGTTGCCAATCAAAGATTTGCTTTCGTACTCCGTAATCTTCCGTCTTATGCGAAACATTATCAACGGTAAGCGCTTCTCCTTGCTCAATATTTTTCTTAGCTTTTCCAACTACGCCTCCATACATATATATCTCATCGCCATCCAAGAAGTCGTTTTGTGCAAATTTATGTTTGGCCTTTATGGGTAGCTTCAATTGAAAGTTCTCGCCATTCATCATCACTATGATTCCTACATCTAGGTTTTCCAGCGCAACTACCACATTATCAGATGGATGAATTTTGATGAATTTATGTCTCATTTTCAATTAAAAATTAGTAACTTGCGCAATCGATTGCACAAAGTAAGGAAAATTTATTTGATTTTTCTCATACAAAAAGGAAAAAAGCGATTCCTTGACCAATTCAATCGAATAAATAAAAGCTAAACCTATCCAATATGAAAAAAGTTGTCACCTTTGGTGAAATTATGCTGCGCTTAGCCCCTCCCGGATTTTTAAGATTTTCTCAAACCAATTCATTTGACGCCATCTACGGTGGTGGTGAATCGAATGTTGCTGTTTCTTTGGCAAACTATGGGATTCCCGTTGATTTTGTAACGCGTCTTCCGGACAATGATCTGGGTAAATGTGCCATGATGGAACTACGCAAACGTGGTGTAGGTGTGGATAATATTGATTGGGGAGGAGAACGTTTGGGAATTTATTTTTTAGAGACCGGTGCTGTAGCCAGGGGCAGTAAAGTAGTTTATGATAGGGCATATTCGGCAATATCTCAAATTGAAAAGGGAACGATTGATTGGAAAACCGTTTTTAAAGATGCTGATTGGTTCCACTGGACCGGTATTACGCCTGCAATTTCCCAAGGAGCAGCAGATGCCTGTCTTGAGGCGTGCGAAGTGGCCAGTAGTATGGGAATTACCATATCGACAGACCTCAACTACAGAAAAAAACTATGGAACTATGGTATTGAACCTGAAAAAATCATGACCCCATTAGTCGAGCATTGTGATGTAATTCTTGGTAATGAAGAAGATGCTGAAAAACACTTTGGCATCCATCCCAAAGGTGTTGATGTAACACAAGGCCATTCCGTGAGCACAAAAGCTTTTGAGTCTGTCTGTAAGCAGATGATGGATAAATTCCCAAAAGCCAAAAAAGTGATTACTACGCTACGGGGTTCTATTAGTGCCTCCCACAATACCTGGGCGGGTGTGTTGTACGATGGCAATACACTTTACGAATCTTCCACATACCAGATTACCCATATCGTTGACCGTGTTGGTGGAGGTGATTCTTTTATGGGCGGACTTATATACGGTTTGATTACCCATGATGGTGATGACCAAAAAGCATTGGATTTTGCAGTAGCTGCCTCTTGTTTGAAGCATAGCATTAAAGGAGATGCCAATCAGGTTACCGTGGATGAAGTTGAAAAATTAATGTCCGGCGATGCATCCGGGCGTGTAGCTCGATAATATATGGCAAGATTTTCCAGAATAGAAGTAGCAGTAAAAATGAGGGAAACCGGGTTGGTACCAGTCTTTTACCATAGTGACCTTGAAATTTGCAAAAAGGTCGTAAAAGCATCTTATGATGGTGGTGTTCGGGTTTTTGAGTTCACCAATAGAGGTGATTATGCCCATGAAGTCTTTGGAGAGCTGAACAAATGGGCCATAAAAGCCGTTCCAGAAATGATATTGGGCGTTGGTTCCGTAATCGACGCCGGCACAACTTCTTTATATCTGCAATTAGGTAGTAATTTTGTGGTTTCTCCTATATTGAATCCTCAAATGGCAAAAGTCTGTAATAGAAGAAAGGTAGCATGGTCGCCAGGTTGTGGCTCATTGACCGAAATATCATATGCCGAAGAATTGGGCGCCGAAGTCGTGAAGATTTTTCCTGGTATGCAGGTTGGAGGTCCAGATTTCGTAAAGGCGATTAAAGGTCCGTCGCCTTGGTCCAGCATCATGCCTACGGGCGGTGTAAATCCTACCCAAGATAATCTTGAAGCTTGGTTCAGTGCAGGTGTACATTGCGTAGGAATGGGCAGCCAACTCTTTAAAAAAGAACTCATCAGTTCTGGCGCCTTTGAAAACATTACTTCCGAAGTAAAGAAAGCTTTGGGTATTATTAAAAATCTAAGAGCTTAATTTGAAATCAATATCTTTTTTTAGTCTGCTAAGTCTCTTAATTCTCTTATCCTGCGATTCGCAGAAAGAGGAAAAAATATTGCGGCTGGCCCATGGGCTCGACACCAATCACCCAGTGCACCAAGCCATGGTACATCTAGGAGAGCGATTGGAAGAAACTTCCGAGGGTAAATTAAAGGTCATTATTTATCCTAGTGGGCAGTTGGGAGCGGAACGCGAATGTTTGGAATTACTTCAAATTGGCAGTTTGGACGTTACAAAGGTCTCTGCTGCTGTATTGGAAAATTTTGTTCCTGAATATAAGGTTTTAAGCGTCCCATACATCTTTAGGGATAAAGCACATTCCCATAACGTATATGATAGTGAAGTTGGAAAGCGATTTTTGACGAAGGGTGAAAATTATCGTCTACGGGGTCTCTGTTTTTATGATGCCGGGAGCCGTAGCTTTTATACCAAAGACAGGCCAATAATTACCCCATCCGATTTAGAAGGAATGAAAATACGCGTACAAAAAAGTAATATGGCCGTTGCAATGGTCCAGCAATTGGGCGGCTCTCCTACTCCAATTTCTTGGGGCGAATTGTATACTGCCCTACAACAAGGTGTAGTGGATGGAGCAGAGAACAATCTACCCAGTTTTCATACATCTAAACATTACGAGGTATGCAAGTTTTATAGTTTTGATGAACATACTGCCGTTCCAGATGTACTGCTGATAGGAACTGTAACATGGAACAGGCTTAATGATCAGGAAAGAAAATGGTTGCAGGAGGCTGCCAATGCTTCCGCTATTTATCAAAGAGAAGTATGGGCACAAGCAGAAGATGAGGCCTTGCGGGTTATTAAAGAAGCTGGTGTAGCGGTAAATTACCCTGACAAAGCGCTATTTGCGAACAAAACAAGAGCGTTTGATGAACTGTTTGAAGAAGGTTCTGAAGCTTCTCAATTAATGCATGCCATTAAGGAAATAAAATAATGCGAAAAAAAATAGACTTGGTACTGGAGAAACTGCTTATCATCATCATGATAATCATGTTGATATCCGTAATCTGGCAGGTCTTCTCCAGATACATTTTAGGAAGTCCAAGTACCCTTACCGATGAGATTGCCAGTTATTCCTTGATTTGGCTAGGACTTTATGGTGCTGCATACGCAACGGGAAAGGAACTTCATTTGGCCATTGATCTAATTCCTGTTACGACCATCAACAAAGCTCCTATCTTTTATTCAGGAATAGTAACTTTTGCCATCGTCATATTTGCTCTGATGGTCATGGTGATCGGTGGCACTAATTTATGTTACCTAACCTTTCTACTGAAGCAGAAATCGGCAGCGCTGGAAATTCCGTTGGGAATGGTGTACAGCGCCATTCCTTTATCGGGTTTACTTATATCATATTACAGCCTTGATACTTTTATTAAAAGACGTCGTACTTATTTAAAAAATAAAAATGGATTATACGGAAGCACTGATATTGGTCATTAGTTTTGTCATCCTCATGGCAATGCGCGTGCCCATTGCCTACAGCATTGGGGTTTCTGCATTGTTCACCTTACTTGTGTCCATGCCTACCCTTCCTGCTATTACTACGTTGTCGCAACGTATGGCCACTTCATTGGATAGTTTTGCGCTATTGGCCATTCCATTTTTTATTCTCGCAGGCCAAGTAATGAACCGTGGTGGTATCGCACGTCGCCTCATTGACTTTGCTAAAGCTATAGTAGGGCCTTTACCCGGTGGTTTGGCTTTTGTAAACATTATTGCATGTATGCTTTTTGGAGCAATTTCGGGTTCCGCAGTAGCTGCTGCATCTGCTATTGGTGGATTCATGAACCCTATGATGGAAAAAGAGGGTTATGATAAATCTTTCAGTGCAGCTGTGAACATAACCAGTGCCACCACTGGACTTATCATTCCGCCCAGTAATATTCTGATTATTTACTCCTTGGCAAGTGGTGGTGTAAGCATTGCAGCCTTGTTCTTAGCAGGTTACGTACCCGGTATTTTAATTGGTCTTGCCTTAATGTTGGTTGCAGGTATTTATTCCTTCTTAAAAAAGTATCCCACGGAAAAAGGTGTTGGTATCAAAGAGTTTTTAAGACGATTCATTAGTGCCCTTCCAAGCTTGTTATTATTGGTCGTTGTTATAGGCGGAATCGTAGCTGGAATCTTTACTGCTACCGAAGCATCTGCCGTAGCGGTTGTCTACACCTTTGTATTGGCCTTTGCCTATAAAGAAATAACCATAAAGGATGTTCCTACCATTTTACTGGAAACGACAAAGACCTCTGCAATTGTTATGCTTTTGATCGCTACATCCGTAGCGATGAGCTGGGTGATGAGCTATGAGAGTATCCCCCAAGAAATCAGTGCTGGGCTTTTAGGCATTAGTAGTAACCCTATTGTCATCTTGATCATCATCAACTTGATTTTGTTGTTTGTAGGGATTTTTATGGACATGACTCCTGCTGTATTGATTTTTACTCCCATATTTCTCCCCATTGTCACTGCAATGGGTATTGACCCCATTCATTTTGGAATCATTATGATTCTCAACCTTTGTATTGGGCTTTGTACACCTCCCGTGGGCTCAGTGCTTTTTGTGGGCTGTGGTGTCGCCAATTTAAAAATTCAACAGGTGGTTAAACCTTTGCTCCCCTTGTTTATTATGATGTTATTTGTGCTGGTATTAGTTACCTATATCCCCGAATTAAGCCTTTGGGTTCCTAAATTATTTGGGTTTTAAATTTCTTATGATTCAAAACGGTAGTAACATCTTCCGATAAAGTCCACTTTATTACATTTCATAGTACTATTCATTTAACATATCCAATTACTTATTCTAACAGGGATTATCCCTTAAAACAGTGATGTGGGTAGAAATCATAGTGGCTAACTTTGTCATTGGGTTTGACGTAACTCCGATAGCGGAAGGATGTTAAACCAATGATACAAATTATGATGGGAAGTATCATAAAAAATCAATAGAACACAAACTGTAGAGGTAATATGATGCTGAGATTCGCTTTCTTATTAAATAGTTTAATTTTAAGTTTTGGAAACATATCCGTCTATGGTTCATAAAAAAGGGTACCCTATTACTTTTCTAATTATTACTGTTTTCTGTGTTTTCAATCTAAAAGCGCAGGAAGGTGTCCGATTTCATGCGTTTGGAGAAATTCCTAGAAGTATAAGTGACTCGCTTTACCAAACGCTCAAAAATGCAAAAACTACTAATGATAGGCTCGATGCAATCTATACCATAGCTGAAGAACATGTCCTATACGGCAACCCAGATTCTGTCATCCACTATGCCGAAAGGTTGGATAAATTATCGAGCAATGTAGATTACCTACGCAAAGTAAGGGCTAAACGCCTTTTAGGGATAGGCAAGTTTATGAACGGCCTTTACGATAGAGCTTTTGAAGCATATGTTCAAGGCTTGGAAATCCCTCAAAACAAAAGTACGCTGGACGAAGTCAATAAGGTAAATTTTGGTTTGGGAGAGGTATACTATGTAAGAAATGAATTGGATAAGGCAACCATACAATTCACAAAACTCTTGACTCAAAATATAGATAGCCCACTACTGAGCAAGGTAAATTTTTACTCTGGAAACATTGACCTTAGGGAAAGGGATTATGAAAGTGCCAGAACATTTTATAGCAAGGCCGATTCTTTATGCGATTCTACAATAAATCCAAAACTTAAGCTACAGATACAACTGGGCTTTGGTAAATTGGATGTTGCGGAAAATAACATTGACAACGCATTAGGGATTTTTGAAAACGTTATGCAAAGTGCCCAAAATAGTAGATTTTATGGTCTTTACACCGAGGCAGTACTTGAATATGGAAAAATAAGTACGCAATTGGGCAGGTATGAGGTTGCAGAAATGGCCTTGGCCGTGGCTTATACCAATGCGATTCAATGGAATAGATTGGAGCTCCAAAAGAGAATTCTAAATAGTTTAAGGAAAACGTATAGTGCAAAAGGTGATTTTGAAAATGCTTATAATCTTATGACACAATATATAGTGTTATCCAATCAGGTCTTGAAGCAGCAAAATAGTAAGGCGCTCAAAGAACTTGAGGTAAAATACAACACTCTTCAAAAAGAGAATCAAATTTTTGAACTGAAGGAACAGCAAATAGAAAAACAAAGCGAGATTGAAAGGCAAAAGACCATTAAAAAGGCCGTTTTGTATGGTTTTGTGATACTTTTGATTCCAATTATAGCACTTTTAGTGGTCTATTATCAAAAACTACAGACCCAGAGTCAATTAAACCAACAGCAAGAAGAGCTGAATTCCCAAAGGATAACAGCACTGTTAAACACCCAGGAATTACAGCTGGCGCGTACTTCTTTGGAAGCACAACAAGAGGAACGACATAGAATAGCCAAACAACTCCATGATAGTATAGGAGGGAATTTGGCCGGTATTAAGCTGCAGTTGGGAAACCTGAAAAACAATCGTCAGTTTCAAACGGAAATCATCAATCACGTAAACGAAACTTATGAATTGGTACGGGATATCTCGCACGACCTTGTTCCGAAAAAATTCAATCAAAATGCTTTTACCTCGTTAATAGAAGATTACATTGGTACTCTTAGTGAAAATTCAAAAGTGAAGATTACTTTCTCTTCGCATCCAAGGGAAAAGATAAATCAAATGCCCGAAAAATTAAAGGTGGAAGTGTATCAAGTAATTCAAGAACTTTTCACCAATACCTTAAAACATGCGAAGGCCAATTCAATAGAGGTACATATGAATATCATAGAAAATACAATGCAACTTATTTTTGAAGATGATGGTGTAGGTTTTGATATCAATAGTGTTAAAAAGGGGATTGGACTTCAGAATATTGAAAGTAGATTGGACAAATTGGATGCCGAATTGATTATTGATAGTGCTTTAAACCGAGGTACGGCAATAAATATTGAAATTCCCATAAAAGATTAAAAGGTGAAAAAACATAAAATTATAATAGCGGATGATCACAAAATGTTTTTAGATGGACTTCTAAGCATTTTGTCCTCAAAAGATACCATTGAAATAGTGCTCACGGCGAACAATGGCAAAAACGTTGCAAAGTATCTGGATATAAACAATACCGAAGAACCTATAGACTTGGTCATCACTGACGTTAACATGCCCGAATATAACGGAATAGAGCTAAATAAATACATCAAAGAAAAACATACCAACACGAAAACCTTGGTAGTGAGTATGTTACACGACACCAATACCGTTCAAACTTTGACCAAGGACAATGTGGATGGCTATATTCCAAAGAATGCAGAAAAGGGTGAGCTCATCGAAGCTATTGAAACCATTCTTAAAGGGGAAAAGTACTTTTCCCAAACCATTAAAGATGTTTATTTAAAAGGAATGTTCTCCAATGAGCAATCGCTGACACAATCATTATCAAAAAGAGAGAAAGAGGTTTTAAAATTGATCGCACAAGAATTTACTACCCAAGAAATCGCCGACAAATTATTTCTTAGCAAGCATACCATAGAAAGCTACAGAAAAAATCTCATCTCCAAGTTAGAGGTCAGAAATCTTGCTGGCCTAACAAAATACGCTATTAAATTAGGGCTGTTGGAAGAATAGTAAGAACTACATCCAACATCGTATATCATTTCTTCCATAAAAGGTTTGATTAAATTCTAGACCACTCCCTGTAAACAGGGGGTGGTTTTTTACTGAAAAACGGGCTGTATACAGTTCTGGATATCCGCAATTTTGAATCATTGATTAATATAAAAACTTATAATTATGATTTACGGAATTACCTTAATCTTACTTAGCATTATCGCGGTACCATCATTGGTGCTAGCAAAAAAACCAAACGCCAAGGAGTTATTGGAAAAAATTGAACCCTACCAAGGATGGATAGGTTTAGTTTTCTGCTTTTGGGGAGTTTGGGGTATCATCACCAGTATTCTCAATCTTGGATGGTTGACCTCTGCACCTATCTGGTGGATTACACTTTTTGCAGGGAGCTTGGTAGAGGCCACTCTGGGTTTTATGCTCGGTTTTGGATTGATTAACAAGCTTTTCTTGAGTAAGAACGACAAGGCTACCGAAAAAGCAGCAGAACTGCGTTCAAAAATTGCCCCAAAACAAGGAAAACTTGGTCTATTGGGTATCGCAGTGGGCATTTGGATGATAGTAGCATCCTTTTTATTTACGATTAGTTAAACATTTAAAATAGTCAACATGAAAAAAATCATTCTAATTATAATGGTATTGACGACCATGATAATGAGATCACAAAACTCAACCGATCATCGGAACACTGTTTCGGTTTCTGGTAAAGCGCTGGTTGAAAATAGCTCAAAGACGTACAAGGCAAAAATAGTTTTGAACATGGGTCAGGTGCGCTATTCAAATCCTGATTGTAAAACCTTAAAGGAGTTGAAGGAAAAGTTTTTTGATAAGCTAAAAGCCAACGGTTTTGAACCTTCCTCTTTTAAAGAGGATATGATGGGGTTTATTGCATATGGTTATCAAAACGATGGAACTGTTTTTGATTTTGAATCCTCAGATTTTGAAAAAATAATGGCTCTGACAAAAGTTAGAATGATTGGAGCGTCGACTACTGTTGAATTCAAGTCTAGCGTATCTGAAACGGAGCATAAAAGCCTGCTTAAAAAGGCGGTAGAGGATGCTAAAAAGAACGCGACACTGGTGTGCGGTGTTATTAACAAAAAACTAGGTGGTGTGGTTTCAATAAGCGAAAACTTTACAAACAATGGCATTTGGTACTCGTACTACAACGGCAATAAAGATTATTTAACCGTTCAAGTGGTTTATGAAATAGACTAAAAATTTGGTTAATTAGTTGGTTTCCGGTCTTTGGGTTTTTGAACCCATTGGCCGGTTTTTTGTAATATGGTTTTAGGTAATTCCCATAAATCGTTTAAGCCCTTATTTGAAAATTAACTTATAAAATTAAACAGAATCAGATTTTTATATACCAATTGCCTGATGCGTAAAAGGATGTTTTTAATGACATTGTTTCTTTTTGGCATTACCATAAAATAAATATTTGGTTGAAAACCTTTTTTACCTCTGTTCCAAATAACTGTTTTTCAAGTGTAAGAGGTTATTGATAATGCCCGAAAGCTCAAAGGAAATAATCTTCTCGCCCTTCTTTTCAAACGATATGATCGAATATGAATAGATTTCCCTTCCTCCTTTTA
The nucleotide sequence above comes from Flagellimonas sp. HMM57. Encoded proteins:
- a CDS encoding TRAP transporter large permease → MDYTEALILVISFVILMAMRVPIAYSIGVSALFTLLVSMPTLPAITTLSQRMATSLDSFALLAIPFFILAGQVMNRGGIARRLIDFAKAIVGPLPGGLAFVNIIACMLFGAISGSAVAAASAIGGFMNPMMEKEGYDKSFSAAVNITSATTGLIIPPSNILIIYSLASGGVSIAALFLAGYVPGILIGLALMLVAGIYSFLKKYPTEKGVGIKEFLRRFISALPSLLLLVVVIGGIVAGIFTATEASAVAVVYTFVLAFAYKEITIKDVPTILLETTKTSAIVMLLIATSVAMSWVMSYESIPQEISAGLLGISSNPIVILIIINLILLFVGIFMDMTPAVLIFTPIFLPIVTAMGIDPIHFGIIMILNLCIGLCTPPVGSVLFVGCGVANLKIQQVVKPLLPLFIMMLFVLVLVTYIPELSLWVPKLFGF
- a CDS encoding TRAP transporter substrate-binding protein, producing the protein MKSISFFSLLSLLILLSCDSQKEEKILRLAHGLDTNHPVHQAMVHLGERLEETSEGKLKVIIYPSGQLGAERECLELLQIGSLDVTKVSAAVLENFVPEYKVLSVPYIFRDKAHSHNVYDSEVGKRFLTKGENYRLRGLCFYDAGSRSFYTKDRPIITPSDLEGMKIRVQKSNMAVAMVQQLGGSPTPISWGELYTALQQGVVDGAENNLPSFHTSKHYEVCKFYSFDEHTAVPDVLLIGTVTWNRLNDQERKWLQEAANASAIYQREVWAQAEDEALRVIKEAGVAVNYPDKALFANKTRAFDELFEEGSEASQLMHAIKEIK
- a CDS encoding ATP-binding protein; the protein is MVHKKGYPITFLIITVFCVFNLKAQEGVRFHAFGEIPRSISDSLYQTLKNAKTTNDRLDAIYTIAEEHVLYGNPDSVIHYAERLDKLSSNVDYLRKVRAKRLLGIGKFMNGLYDRAFEAYVQGLEIPQNKSTLDEVNKVNFGLGEVYYVRNELDKATIQFTKLLTQNIDSPLLSKVNFYSGNIDLRERDYESARTFYSKADSLCDSTINPKLKLQIQLGFGKLDVAENNIDNALGIFENVMQSAQNSRFYGLYTEAVLEYGKISTQLGRYEVAEMALAVAYTNAIQWNRLELQKRILNSLRKTYSAKGDFENAYNLMTQYIVLSNQVLKQQNSKALKELEVKYNTLQKENQIFELKEQQIEKQSEIERQKTIKKAVLYGFVILLIPIIALLVVYYQKLQTQSQLNQQQEELNSQRITALLNTQELQLARTSLEAQQEERHRIAKQLHDSIGGNLAGIKLQLGNLKNNRQFQTEIINHVNETYELVRDISHDLVPKKFNQNAFTSLIEDYIGTLSENSKVKITFSSHPREKINQMPEKLKVEVYQVIQELFTNTLKHAKANSIEVHMNIIENTMQLIFEDDGVGFDINSVKKGIGLQNIESRLDKLDAELIIDSALNRGTAINIEIPIKD
- a CDS encoding bifunctional 4-hydroxy-2-oxoglutarate aldolase/2-dehydro-3-deoxy-phosphogluconate aldolase, coding for MARFSRIEVAVKMRETGLVPVFYHSDLEICKKVVKASYDGGVRVFEFTNRGDYAHEVFGELNKWAIKAVPEMILGVGSVIDAGTTSLYLQLGSNFVVSPILNPQMAKVCNRRKVAWSPGCGSLTEISYAEELGAEVVKIFPGMQVGGPDFVKAIKGPSPWSSIMPTGGVNPTQDNLEAWFSAGVHCVGMGSQLFKKELISSGAFENITSEVKKALGIIKNLRA
- a CDS encoding TRAP transporter small permease, which translates into the protein MRKKIDLVLEKLLIIIMIIMLISVIWQVFSRYILGSPSTLTDEIASYSLIWLGLYGAAYATGKELHLAIDLIPVTTINKAPIFYSGIVTFAIVIFALMVMVIGGTNLCYLTFLLKQKSAALEIPLGMVYSAIPLSGLLISYYSLDTFIKRRRTYLKNKNGLYGSTDIGH
- a CDS encoding response regulator; this translates as MKKHKIIIADDHKMFLDGLLSILSSKDTIEIVLTANNGKNVAKYLDINNTEEPIDLVITDVNMPEYNGIELNKYIKEKHTNTKTLVVSMLHDTNTVQTLTKDNVDGYIPKNAEKGELIEAIETILKGEKYFSQTIKDVYLKGMFSNEQSLTQSLSKREKEVLKLIAQEFTTQEIADKLFLSKHTIESYRKNLISKLEVRNLAGLTKYAIKLGLLEE